The following are from one region of the Achromobacter xylosoxidans genome:
- a CDS encoding lytic transglycosylase domain-containing protein: MQFQTRYRFAAAIALWAMLPSHAHADCIAAAAAYHRIDVQLLQAIVMQESSGRAEAVNCANANASCDYGLAQINSVHLERLQRFGVSKQDLFNPCVSAYVGAWILAENFDRLGVTWDAVGAYNASTPAKRAAYANKIQAKLNAIRAGTLIPVRVPFSPRTPADQPAGRSPVAGAGTALAIETADPSLIAAGQASSQRSQEQH, from the coding sequence GTGCAGTTCCAAACCCGGTATCGATTCGCCGCCGCGATAGCGCTGTGGGCAATGCTCCCGTCGCACGCGCATGCCGACTGCATCGCCGCCGCAGCGGCCTATCACCGAATTGACGTTCAACTGCTGCAAGCAATAGTCATGCAGGAATCCTCCGGCCGAGCGGAGGCAGTGAACTGCGCCAATGCAAACGCATCCTGCGACTACGGCCTAGCTCAGATCAACAGCGTCCATCTGGAACGCCTGCAACGCTTCGGCGTATCGAAGCAAGACCTCTTCAATCCATGCGTCTCAGCCTATGTCGGAGCTTGGATTCTCGCTGAGAACTTCGATCGCCTTGGCGTCACCTGGGACGCCGTGGGCGCCTACAACGCCTCAACGCCCGCCAAGCGCGCCGCATATGCAAACAAAATCCAGGCGAAGCTCAACGCAATTCGTGCCGGCACTCTTATCCCGGTTCGCGTCCCCTTTTCACCGCGAACACCGGCCGACCAGCCGGCGGGCAGGTCTCCTGTCGCCGGAGCGGGCACAGCCCTCGCAATTGAGACAGCGGACCCTTCGCTGATCGCGGCAGGCCAGGCCTCCTCGCAGCGTTCGCAGGAGCAGCATTGA
- a CDS encoding CpaF family protein, translating into MDASTTYAEDILRQHLSVIEPYLTSNEVNEVMVNAADDIWVEERGVMRKVDAGLSEEQVDRAITLIASKNGKPNSPLLDARLPGLRIAAARKPIALRGSMLCVRRFAAKRISLDSYVESGAFDVVTQDPLETAAADQEQASLKSALRHGGAALRDFFQWIIERRHNIVLSGSTSAGKTTLLNALLDLVPSTDRVITVEDTAELRLAVPNHVGLEANQALGISVRDLVRLSLRCRPDRIVLGEVRGAEAFDLLDALNTGHPGSQVSLHADSSAMALARLESMLRMAPETQNWPLQDLRRQIAATFRFVVHAQRVGSSRGPREIREILGVDSNGLYQTRLLFSKIQLQDQHYD; encoded by the coding sequence ATGGATGCGTCGACCACTTACGCGGAAGACATCCTGAGGCAACACCTCAGCGTGATTGAACCGTACCTCACCTCCAACGAAGTGAATGAGGTGATGGTGAACGCCGCTGACGACATATGGGTGGAAGAGCGCGGTGTCATGCGCAAGGTAGATGCGGGCCTTAGCGAGGAGCAAGTCGACCGCGCAATTACGTTGATCGCGAGCAAGAACGGCAAGCCAAACTCCCCACTCCTAGACGCGCGCCTGCCCGGCCTTCGAATCGCTGCCGCGCGCAAGCCCATCGCTCTGCGGGGCTCGATGCTCTGCGTTCGTCGTTTCGCCGCGAAGCGCATCTCTCTGGACAGCTACGTCGAAAGCGGTGCGTTCGACGTTGTCACGCAAGACCCACTCGAAACCGCCGCTGCCGACCAAGAACAAGCGTCCTTAAAAAGCGCCCTGCGTCATGGCGGCGCCGCGCTACGAGATTTTTTCCAGTGGATCATCGAGCGGCGTCACAACATCGTCCTCAGCGGCTCTACCTCCGCCGGAAAGACAACACTTCTCAACGCTCTTTTGGACCTTGTTCCGAGCACAGACCGCGTCATCACGGTCGAGGACACGGCCGAGCTGCGCCTGGCCGTACCCAACCATGTTGGCCTTGAAGCCAACCAAGCGCTCGGGATCAGCGTGCGTGACCTGGTCAGGCTCAGCCTTCGATGCAGGCCGGACCGGATTGTGCTTGGCGAGGTCCGCGGCGCAGAAGCTTTCGATCTCCTGGACGCTCTGAATACGGGCCACCCAGGTAGCCAGGTATCCCTGCACGCCGACTCCAGTGCTATGGCCCTGGCCCGCTTGGAGTCGATGCTGAGAATGGCACCAGAAACCCAAAACTGGCCTCTGCAGGACCTTCGCAGACAGATCGCAGCCACGTTCAGATTCGTCGTTCATGCCCAGCGCGTCGGGTCATCCAGAGGCCCCCGCGAGATCAGGGAAATCTTGGGCGTCGACTCAAATGGGTTGTACCAAACCCGCTTGTTGTTTTCCAAAATCCAACTCCAGGACCAACACTATGATTAG
- a CDS encoding DUF4400 domain-containing protein yields MASKERPAGEDAVRAFFWPIHAALHLAVWLVIVMFLSVVASLAVAVGLQSEQAPSRYMGDLVEYYLDQAPNKQVANDVAGVSRALVFGWPGVATALSSEANPAAPSLLGGALQRSTRGEGRELILVTMHAVELLGVRLMLLFSALPALALLLAVALIDGLVARYVRRECGGHESATRHTRAKRLLNRGIVPMVAVVWLIVPAPMSLAMFFFPVAVGGAGLVWVMAKYFKKYL; encoded by the coding sequence GTGGCTTCTAAAGAAAGACCCGCGGGAGAGGATGCCGTACGTGCATTCTTTTGGCCGATTCATGCTGCCCTTCACCTTGCGGTGTGGCTTGTCATCGTCATGTTCCTCTCAGTCGTGGCATCCCTTGCGGTTGCGGTAGGTCTGCAGAGCGAGCAGGCGCCGTCAAGGTACATGGGCGATCTGGTCGAGTACTACCTTGATCAAGCACCAAATAAGCAGGTTGCGAACGACGTGGCCGGGGTCTCGCGTGCGCTTGTGTTCGGTTGGCCGGGTGTGGCCACCGCCTTGTCCAGTGAGGCGAACCCTGCGGCTCCAAGCCTGTTGGGAGGGGCTCTGCAAAGATCTACGCGTGGGGAGGGGCGAGAACTCATATTGGTGACTATGCATGCCGTGGAGTTGTTGGGCGTGCGACTCATGCTGCTCTTTAGTGCGTTGCCAGCCCTCGCTCTGCTTCTTGCTGTCGCGCTAATTGATGGCCTTGTTGCACGCTACGTCCGGCGCGAATGCGGTGGCCATGAATCAGCAACGCGTCATACGCGCGCCAAGCGTCTGCTCAATCGCGGCATCGTTCCAATGGTGGCTGTCGTATGGCTAATCGTGCCCGCGCCAATGTCTCTGGCCATGTTCTTCTTTCCCGTAGCTGTCGGAGGAGCGGGTCTCGTGTGGGTCATGGCCAAGTACTT
- the mobH gene encoding MobH family relaxase, with protein sequence MLPAHRLFDVTGTAPLLEQIRQRIGFTPENFDEDVRPLLEAFAEFVQLLPASESHHHAQPGGLLVHLLEVAAHALHFRDAYKLPMGVAPEEQTRLAARYTYAVLVASLLHDIGKPITDVLVQLQDASGHSKPWVPLGGTMREQGGEWYTVDFPSQKDYRKHERLGLPLLRTLVPGQALAWIGEHPPLMDELFEYLGGEQRKGVIAELVGRADKQSVATNLANGPRTRFASARSVPLIERLMAGLRRVLAEGAVSMNRAGAVGFCDGESLWCVSGSIAKLVRDHLAQTEQRRPGAAGIPDDNSRLFDTWQEYGATMSNEAGAAIWTVQIAIGTWNQRLTVLKFPLSLLFEDAALYPAALPAGAIIVVDAKANVSSTGPKATAESAPMREPDAAPDGQIPPAAQQSEEGSRSDEVLATSMAPGADPCQEEHLAVSASEPIAVELVQDVQLSAADVPLEVDDGYLDEIDSALPDLVQPVDIEAPELMSAPVAPRVRAAPAPAALPAMPARKANVERFMAWIQAGVSTGSLPYNEANAAVHFCEEGMLLVSPKIFKDYAENFEARIDLPARSDGGTAKEPWRVLQQQFQKSEYAQKSATGSFLHRYNVSGPGGKQLTGILVPGPERFFQPVPSPNQLLKPAPAGASS encoded by the coding sequence GTGCTTCCCGCGCATCGACTGTTTGACGTAACCGGTACGGCGCCTCTACTGGAGCAGATCCGCCAGCGAATTGGATTCACGCCGGAGAACTTCGACGAGGACGTGCGCCCCTTGTTGGAAGCCTTTGCGGAGTTTGTCCAATTGCTCCCCGCGTCCGAATCGCATCACCACGCGCAACCTGGCGGTCTGCTGGTGCATTTACTTGAGGTCGCAGCGCATGCACTGCATTTCCGCGATGCATACAAACTGCCCATGGGCGTGGCGCCCGAGGAGCAGACGCGCCTCGCGGCTCGATACACATATGCCGTGCTCGTCGCGAGCCTGCTGCACGATATTGGAAAGCCGATAACCGACGTGTTGGTCCAGCTTCAAGACGCATCAGGACACTCCAAGCCTTGGGTGCCGCTGGGGGGAACGATGCGAGAGCAGGGAGGCGAATGGTACACGGTGGACTTTCCATCGCAGAAAGACTATCGCAAACACGAGCGGCTCGGCCTGCCTCTGTTGCGGACACTGGTCCCCGGCCAGGCGTTAGCGTGGATCGGGGAGCACCCTCCGCTCATGGATGAGCTCTTCGAGTACCTCGGAGGGGAGCAGCGTAAAGGGGTGATAGCGGAGCTCGTGGGCAGAGCGGACAAGCAGTCCGTGGCGACCAATCTAGCGAATGGCCCACGAACGCGTTTTGCGTCTGCTCGATCGGTTCCGTTGATCGAGCGCCTTATGGCGGGACTTCGGCGTGTACTGGCCGAAGGTGCGGTCTCCATGAATCGGGCTGGCGCAGTGGGCTTCTGTGATGGCGAATCGCTCTGGTGCGTTTCCGGATCCATTGCGAAGCTCGTCCGAGATCACCTGGCGCAAACCGAGCAGCGACGGCCAGGTGCGGCCGGCATTCCAGACGACAACTCGCGGCTGTTCGATACGTGGCAGGAATATGGCGCAACGATGTCCAACGAGGCTGGTGCAGCTATTTGGACCGTACAGATCGCCATCGGTACTTGGAACCAACGCCTCACAGTTCTTAAATTCCCCCTGTCGTTGTTGTTCGAAGATGCGGCTTTGTATCCAGCAGCCTTGCCGGCTGGTGCAATTATCGTGGTTGATGCAAAGGCGAACGTAAGCAGTACAGGGCCGAAGGCGACCGCGGAGAGCGCCCCTATGCGTGAGCCAGATGCAGCGCCGGACGGACAGATCCCACCGGCCGCGCAACAATCGGAGGAGGGCTCCCGGAGTGACGAAGTGCTGGCAACTTCGATGGCGCCTGGTGCAGACCCCTGTCAAGAGGAGCATCTCGCAGTTTCCGCGAGTGAACCAATCGCGGTTGAGTTGGTGCAGGATGTTCAGCTTTCGGCTGCTGACGTCCCACTTGAGGTGGACGATGGCTACCTGGACGAGATCGACAGTGCTCTTCCAGACCTGGTGCAACCCGTTGACATTGAAGCACCCGAACTGATGAGTGCGCCAGTGGCTCCGCGCGTTAGGGCTGCGCCAGCTCCTGCGGCACTGCCGGCTATGCCCGCCCGTAAAGCAAACGTTGAGCGATTCATGGCTTGGATTCAGGCAGGGGTAAGCACGGGGTCTCTGCCTTACAACGAGGCGAATGCAGCAGTGCATTTCTGCGAGGAAGGCATGTTGCTGGTCTCCCCAAAGATCTTCAAGGACTACGCGGAAAATTTCGAGGCCAGGATTGACTTGCCAGCGCGTTCGGATGGCGGAACTGCCAAGGAACCGTGGCGTGTCCTGCAACAGCAATTTCAGAAATCCGAGTACGCGCAGAAGAGCGCCACCGGCTCGTTTCTGCATCGCTACAACGTAAGCGGACCCGGGGGAAAGCAGTTAACCGGCATCTTGGTACCAGGGCCCGAACGGTTCTTTCAACCTGTCCCATCGCCCAATCAATTGTTGAAGCCGGCTCCTGCCGGCGCGAGCTCCTGA
- a CDS encoding type IV secretion system protein, which yields MDVAALFNQAFSAVNTAGFALADIFKEEGLILLSVGASGTALWLLLRDYFLASDTVKFLVSLFNLILRMGVVLVIVQSMNGVPRDMFVTATKEASTKITQGSANPVEILKLTMDTISLIADGKRKESEKSLYCKMHGGWSLNPLDWIIDSRPAECVNKDQIGFFEILKNLPLILVIFLCQILAIIAMVLMSIAFIVVLQMSYVMLQLGLALGPLLVGLSIIPAVSFLFDGWLRFMIAASLQQLVAWFVAVLITKGVVPTLVSFYDKIDSRKEADLYFASNEIAMIAIALLGFIAAYMMWQVPGLAQALVAGGSANAQSFGRGMVGRGMAAKILRSGGKR from the coding sequence ATGGACGTCGCAGCCCTATTCAATCAGGCGTTCTCGGCCGTCAACACGGCCGGCTTTGCCCTGGCCGACATTTTTAAAGAGGAGGGGCTGATCCTCCTATCCGTTGGAGCCTCGGGTACGGCTCTCTGGCTTCTGCTCCGTGATTATTTCCTCGCCAGCGACACCGTCAAGTTCCTCGTCAGCCTCTTCAATCTGATCCTGAGGATGGGTGTGGTTTTGGTGATCGTGCAGAGCATGAATGGCGTTCCGCGAGATATGTTCGTTACCGCGACCAAGGAAGCGTCGACCAAGATTACTCAGGGCTCGGCAAATCCGGTCGAGATTCTCAAGTTGACGATGGACACCATCTCGCTCATCGCCGATGGCAAGCGCAAGGAATCGGAAAAGTCCCTCTACTGCAAGATGCATGGAGGGTGGTCACTGAATCCTCTGGACTGGATCATCGACTCACGCCCCGCCGAATGCGTCAACAAAGATCAGATTGGGTTCTTCGAGATTCTCAAGAACTTGCCCCTCATCCTTGTGATCTTTTTATGCCAAATCTTGGCAATCATCGCGATGGTGCTGATGTCGATCGCGTTCATTGTCGTCTTGCAGATGTCCTATGTCATGCTGCAGCTCGGTCTCGCCCTCGGGCCGCTGCTAGTCGGCCTATCGATCATCCCCGCTGTTTCCTTCTTGTTCGACGGCTGGTTGCGATTCATGATCGCTGCCTCGCTGCAGCAGCTTGTCGCGTGGTTTGTCGCTGTGCTCATAACGAAGGGTGTTGTCCCGACACTGGTCAGCTTTTACGACAAGATCGACAGCCGGAAGGAGGCGGATCTCTACTTCGCGTCCAATGAAATTGCGATGATCGCGATCGCCCTTTTAGGATTCATCGCTGCATACATGATGTGGCAAGTACCAGGCCTTGCACAGGCGCTCGTTGCGGGGGGCAGCGCAAACGCGCAAAGTTTCGGACGAGGGATGGTGGGCCGCGGCATGGCCGCAAAAATCTTGCGCAGCGGAGGCAAGCGATGA
- the traD gene encoding type IV conjugative transfer system coupling protein TraD — MAHPYENLFRRPYEAVSSIAALASVGALWTFQGLFLVTPATGGMLSAGLLSLAAIRARQARRLVRFQRNLRRLPTYSLAADEIPCSSTELFLGKGFYWTQEHTQRLYIARLPQYKHLTARNELYQWARRMEREHPGWLANQLRRDVWWNPAKPLPPVGGDPAIHGVEPDERDMWSNLGERVGHTLVLGTTRVGKTRLCELLVTQDIRRGDVVVVFDPKGDVELLLRMYAEACRAGREKDFRFFHLGYPDASSRYSPIATFSRITEVATRLAGQLPSEGQAAAFREFVWRYINVMARAMVALGMKPSYEVIYQNAVNIDDLCLKYFEYWLDREHIGWRDEMSEPDKQLQAQAQKTGRAMYPLQILKLIRDKGWHDQIADGLASVLTNDRSYFEKLVSSLYPLLEKLTTGPVSKLLSPDYSDPTDPRTVFDWQKVIDTGGIVYVGLDALSDFEVAGAVGNSMFADLTSTAGRLYKFGSGYGQTAPGKKRNVCIHADEFNELVGDEFIPMVNKAGGAGYQVTAYTQTGSDVESRIGSKAKADQIFGNFNTLVMMRVKNLATAEILTDQLPKVQVYTRQLDSATGDGTDDGVTDFTSRTQDKYSPREVALVDPSDLVQLPKGQAFALIEGGQLVKLRLPLASKDADPLMPAGLVDVVKSMRSTYQAYTDAADAGRVAGIQDFEGRSSHGPEGAAVSSVTVEGTGSGF; from the coding sequence ATGGCACACCCATACGAAAATCTGTTCCGGCGACCATATGAAGCTGTCTCCTCAATCGCCGCGCTTGCGTCTGTCGGCGCTCTCTGGACTTTCCAAGGCCTATTCCTGGTCACTCCTGCAACAGGAGGGATGTTGAGCGCGGGGCTCCTATCGCTCGCGGCTATTAGGGCTCGACAGGCAAGGCGTCTTGTTCGCTTCCAGCGCAACCTGCGTCGTCTGCCGACATACTCGCTCGCGGCGGACGAGATCCCATGCTCGTCTACAGAGCTGTTCCTGGGGAAGGGCTTCTATTGGACGCAAGAGCATACGCAGCGCCTATACATCGCGCGCCTGCCTCAGTACAAACATCTGACTGCGAGAAATGAGCTGTATCAATGGGCCCGCCGGATGGAGCGCGAGCACCCCGGATGGCTCGCAAATCAGCTCAGACGAGACGTTTGGTGGAACCCGGCTAAACCACTACCTCCCGTCGGGGGAGACCCAGCCATTCATGGCGTTGAGCCAGATGAACGGGATATGTGGTCAAACCTTGGCGAGCGAGTTGGGCATACGCTGGTGCTGGGAACAACGCGCGTGGGAAAGACCAGGTTATGCGAGCTCCTGGTGACGCAGGACATCCGACGCGGCGACGTCGTCGTCGTCTTTGATCCAAAGGGTGACGTCGAACTGCTCCTTCGAATGTACGCGGAGGCATGTCGTGCCGGGCGAGAGAAGGACTTCCGCTTCTTCCACCTGGGGTATCCGGACGCGTCGTCGAGGTACTCACCCATTGCGACCTTCTCCCGTATTACCGAAGTGGCAACCCGGCTTGCCGGACAGTTGCCCTCAGAAGGGCAGGCGGCAGCATTCAGGGAGTTCGTGTGGCGCTACATCAACGTCATGGCGCGTGCCATGGTGGCCCTTGGAATGAAGCCTAGCTATGAAGTGATCTACCAGAATGCAGTCAACATCGATGACCTCTGCCTAAAGTACTTCGAGTACTGGCTTGACCGTGAACATATCGGCTGGCGTGATGAGATGTCGGAGCCCGACAAGCAGCTCCAGGCGCAGGCGCAGAAGACTGGTCGGGCGATGTATCCGTTGCAGATCCTCAAGCTAATTCGAGACAAGGGCTGGCACGATCAAATTGCGGACGGCCTAGCAAGCGTCTTGACGAATGATCGGTCGTACTTCGAGAAACTCGTGTCTTCGCTGTATCCGCTGCTGGAAAAGCTGACGACTGGCCCAGTGTCGAAGCTGCTATCTCCAGACTATTCGGATCCTACGGATCCGCGCACGGTGTTCGATTGGCAAAAGGTGATCGACACGGGGGGCATCGTATATGTCGGCTTGGACGCGCTGAGTGACTTCGAGGTCGCTGGCGCTGTCGGGAACTCGATGTTCGCTGATCTTACGTCGACGGCTGGGCGCCTCTACAAGTTTGGATCAGGTTACGGACAGACTGCACCAGGAAAGAAGCGAAACGTGTGCATCCACGCGGACGAGTTCAATGAGCTTGTCGGCGACGAGTTTATCCCCATGGTGAACAAGGCTGGCGGCGCCGGCTACCAGGTGACGGCATACACGCAGACGGGGTCGGACGTCGAATCCAGGATAGGCTCAAAAGCCAAGGCTGACCAAATTTTTGGAAACTTCAACACTCTGGTGATGATGCGGGTGAAAAATCTGGCCACGGCCGAAATTCTCACAGATCAATTGCCTAAGGTGCAGGTTTACACGCGTCAGTTGGACTCGGCGACCGGCGACGGAACAGATGATGGCGTAACCGATTTCACTTCGCGAACGCAGGACAAGTACTCGCCGCGGGAGGTCGCGTTGGTCGATCCGTCGGACCTGGTGCAGTTGCCGAAAGGCCAAGCCTTTGCCCTTATCGAAGGGGGGCAGTTGGTGAAGCTGCGCTTGCCATTGGCGAGCAAAGATGCAGATCCGCTCATGCCGGCCGGTTTGGTGGACGTAGTGAAGAGCATGCGGTCGACCTACCAGGCGTATACGGACGCCGCAGACGCTGGCCGAGTCGCAGGCATACAGGATTTTGAGGGCAGATCCTCGCACGGTCCTGAAGGCGCCGCCGTATCGAGTGTGACCGTGGAGGGGACAGGAAGTGGCTTCTAA
- a CDS encoding VirB3 family type IV secretion system protein yields MDERDPIDELEVEVDKALIEKRRIIGLDRRAAAAFLLLAPMVVLISRSLWMALIGIPMYLGIRYVMRKDPDKIDVYQAYKAQHDHYVPRATRAQKRNKRPFGFGRDFPCY; encoded by the coding sequence ATGGACGAGCGAGATCCGATCGATGAACTTGAGGTGGAGGTCGATAAGGCCCTCATCGAGAAACGCCGCATTATTGGGCTCGATCGGCGGGCGGCGGCGGCATTCTTGCTTTTGGCGCCTATGGTCGTGCTCATAAGCCGCAGCCTATGGATGGCCCTCATCGGCATCCCGATGTACCTAGGCATCCGGTACGTGATGCGCAAGGACCCGGACAAGATTGACGTGTACCAGGCATACAAGGCGCAACACGACCACTACGTTCCCCGCGCCACACGCGCCCAGAAGCGCAACAAGCGCCCGTTCGGCTTTGGCAGAGATTTCCCATGCTACTGA
- a CDS encoding VirB4 family type IV secretion system protein, producing the protein MLLTEKNGYTLDAGTLGELESARVRGLASTAELLPWMFRYNEQIVVNKDSALMACFEYTGPDTDSQSAAQLLSLMHQAEHAFQVASRNPLTFWFITHRRRSDPYAPAVMPDPYSQIVEDERSNAFKTKSNYTNRHYLAIALSASAGLDRIAGRFFHAMAHEKVGPLRAAIHALRGIWSDQADFAYTSVELAAAVKDFEEQLTRMRASLPALTLTRLVGDELGAFLASCAAPAAPRRSAVAMVDFLDESMSHGEVIPAEDYILFKAEGRKRIGVVTSIPAAHQFYPSRIRPHALDDLLKVPGELTISHVYRIQDANASAKMIDQMGSYHRTNALDLRALAAVAANSGDPNYAPREDRGRVEAADEAEDLKKGVSRGKASYGQYTLSITSLSAPFQSDLVEDWDSAMDQVRTTAGKVGDALIGAKFLPLVETLGAISSWTATIPGAWRDIARWAPLRAAVVARAVPLRTVSQGSKENRHLSNTMKRPSPALAGLPTDYGTPYFWTGFYHDIGHTLVSGETGLGKTTIVNLGWTLFRKYLGSDVFIFDRTFSSRIPIMMQGGVYCDPEDASTNRLTVNPLSLIGEVRHLKFVKDWICTLAERRGYLATSNDREELEKALLATRQLQRKDWRLHAVYVQLPVGSFQHALAEWVGDALNARWFDNGLDIFDEIAAGRAAAVLGIEMGKLLAQPDVLIPYLIYCFYRIQDRIESRRNSGLIAPTFIGLPEVWGFLEEPIFARKLAEWIDTLRKLLGCVWMDAQSPERYINSPIYASIRDNVPNRIILPYPAAKTSPSLRKAFTELGLNPQQIDQLAEGIPKQDYFLTQKDGFMRKVALKLDTRTLAVLRSELDAQALFDHYRASDREDWRDAYFREVVRASNP; encoded by the coding sequence ATGCTACTGACTGAGAAAAATGGCTACACGCTCGACGCCGGCACACTAGGCGAGCTCGAATCAGCGCGCGTGAGAGGCTTGGCATCCACGGCAGAACTCCTCCCCTGGATGTTCCGCTACAACGAACAGATCGTCGTCAACAAGGATTCCGCGTTGATGGCTTGCTTCGAGTACACGGGACCCGACACCGACAGTCAATCGGCGGCGCAGTTGCTGAGCCTCATGCACCAGGCTGAGCATGCATTCCAGGTCGCGAGCAGAAATCCGCTGACTTTCTGGTTTATCACGCACCGCCGACGGAGCGACCCGTATGCGCCCGCGGTCATGCCTGACCCCTACTCTCAGATCGTCGAAGACGAGCGCAGTAATGCGTTCAAGACCAAGTCGAACTACACGAATCGGCATTATCTCGCCATCGCCCTGAGCGCTTCTGCGGGTCTAGACCGCATCGCCGGCCGCTTCTTTCACGCGATGGCGCACGAGAAGGTAGGTCCCCTTCGTGCTGCGATCCACGCGCTGCGTGGAATTTGGTCTGACCAGGCAGACTTCGCATACACCTCCGTTGAGCTGGCGGCAGCCGTCAAAGACTTTGAGGAGCAACTGACTCGGATGCGGGCGAGCCTGCCTGCCCTTACGCTCACGCGACTCGTCGGGGATGAGCTCGGCGCATTCCTTGCATCCTGCGCCGCGCCTGCCGCGCCCCGTCGGAGTGCAGTAGCCATGGTGGACTTCCTCGATGAGTCGATGTCCCACGGCGAAGTTATCCCCGCAGAGGACTACATCCTTTTCAAAGCTGAAGGCCGGAAGCGAATCGGTGTTGTCACCTCGATACCCGCCGCGCACCAGTTTTATCCTTCCCGCATCCGCCCGCATGCACTGGATGACCTCCTCAAGGTTCCTGGTGAGCTGACGATCAGCCACGTTTATCGGATCCAAGACGCCAACGCCAGCGCGAAAATGATTGACCAGATGGGTTCGTACCATAGAACGAACGCGCTGGATCTGCGAGCGCTTGCTGCCGTTGCCGCAAACTCAGGCGATCCGAACTATGCACCGCGCGAAGACAGAGGACGAGTTGAAGCAGCGGACGAAGCGGAGGACCTGAAAAAGGGCGTTAGCCGCGGGAAGGCCTCCTATGGCCAATACACGCTGAGCATCACATCGCTATCCGCACCGTTCCAAAGCGACCTGGTTGAAGATTGGGACAGCGCTATGGACCAGGTCAGAACAACGGCCGGAAAGGTCGGTGACGCCCTGATCGGCGCAAAGTTCTTGCCTCTGGTCGAAACACTGGGCGCAATTTCTAGTTGGACGGCCACAATCCCCGGCGCATGGCGCGACATCGCACGATGGGCACCGCTACGCGCCGCTGTCGTCGCTCGCGCTGTACCTCTTCGCACCGTCTCGCAAGGCTCAAAGGAAAATCGCCATCTTTCGAACACGATGAAGCGGCCGTCTCCGGCCCTGGCTGGCCTGCCGACCGATTACGGCACGCCATACTTCTGGACCGGCTTCTATCACGATATCGGGCACACACTGGTGTCGGGGGAAACTGGCTTAGGGAAGACCACGATCGTCAACCTGGGCTGGACCCTCTTTCGGAAGTACCTCGGCTCCGACGTTTTCATCTTCGACCGAACCTTCTCAAGTCGTATCCCAATAATGATGCAAGGCGGCGTCTATTGCGATCCTGAAGACGCTAGCACCAATCGGCTGACGGTGAACCCCCTCTCACTTATTGGCGAAGTCCGGCACCTGAAGTTTGTCAAGGACTGGATCTGCACGCTCGCCGAGCGTCGCGGGTACCTCGCAACAAGCAACGACAGGGAAGAACTAGAAAAGGCGCTTCTGGCAACCCGCCAACTCCAGCGTAAGGACTGGAGGCTGCACGCAGTCTACGTGCAGCTCCCTGTCGGTTCCTTCCAGCATGCTCTGGCAGAGTGGGTCGGCGATGCCTTGAATGCGCGTTGGTTCGACAACGGCTTGGACATCTTCGATGAAATCGCGGCTGGACGAGCTGCCGCTGTTCTCGGCATCGAGATGGGAAAGCTCCTGGCGCAGCCGGACGTCCTCATCCCATATCTCATCTATTGCTTCTATCGCATTCAAGATCGGATTGAAAGTCGTCGCAACTCTGGACTGATTGCCCCGACGTTCATCGGCCTGCCGGAGGTATGGGGTTTTCTGGAGGAGCCGATCTTTGCAAGGAAGCTGGCCGAGTGGATCGATACCCTCCGCAAGCTATTGGGCTGCGTCTGGATGGACGCCCAGTCGCCGGAGCGGTACATCAACTCGCCGATATATGCGTCGATTCGGGACAACGTCCCGAACCGCATCATCCTGCCGTACCCGGCCGCCAAAACTTCGCCATCTCTGCGCAAGGCGTTTACGGAGCTCGGCCTAAATCCGCAACAAATCGACCAACTTGCCGAGGGCATTCCAAAGCAAGACTACTTTCTTACGCAGAAGGATGGCTTCATGCGGAAGGTTGCCTTGAAGTTGGATACACGCACACTGGCGGTCCTGCGGAGCGAACTGGACGCCCAAGCGCTGTTTGACCACTATCGCGCGTCCGACCGCGAGGACTGGCGCGACGCATACTTCCGAGAGGTGGTCCGTGCATCAAATCCGTAA